In Myotis daubentonii chromosome 16, mMyoDau2.1, whole genome shotgun sequence, one DNA window encodes the following:
- the WNT9B gene encoding protein Wnt-9b codes for MRPAPALALAALCLLALPAAAAAAYFGLTGREVLTPFPGLGTAVAPAQGGAHLKQCDLLKLSRRQKQLCRREPGLAETLQDAAHLSLLECQFQFRHERWNCSLEGRMGLLKRGFKETAFLYAVSSAALTHTLARACSAGRMERCTCDDSPGLESRQAWQWGVCGDNLKYSTKFLSNFLGPKRGSKDLRARADAHNTNVGIKAVKSGLRTTCKCHGVSGSCAVRTCWKQLSPFRETGQVLKLRYDSAVKVSSATNEALGRLELWAPARLGSATKGLAPRPGDLVYMEDSPSFCRPSKYSPGTAGRVCSREASCSSLCCGRGYDTQSRLVALSCHCQVQWCCYVECQQCVQEELVYTCKH; via the exons ATGCGCCCCGCGCCCGCGCTGGCCCTGGCCGCGCTCTGCCTGCTGGCgctgcccgccgccgccgccgccgcctacTTCGG CCTGACTGGACGGGAGGTCCTGACGCCCTTCCCCGGGCTGGGCACCGCGGTGGCCCCAGCTCAGGGCGGGGCCCACCTGAAGCAGTGCGACCTGCTGAAGCTGTCCCGCCGGCAGAAGCAGCTCTGTCGGCGGGAACCTGGCCTGGCTGAGACCTTGCAGGATGCTGCCCACCTCAGCCTGCTCGAGTGCCAGTTCCAATTTAGGCACGAGCGCTGGAATTGCAGCCTGGAGGGGAGGATGGGCCTGCTCAAGAGAG GTTTCAAGGAGACGGCCTTCCTGTACGCGGTGTCCTCGGCCGCCCTCACCCACACTCTGGCCCGGGCCTGCAGCGCCGGGCGCATGGAGCGCTGCACCTGCGACGACTCTCCGGGCCTGGAGAGCAGGCAGGCCTGGCAGTGGGGCGTGTGTGGCGACAACCTCAAGTACAGCACCAAGTTCCTGAGCAACTTCCTGGGGCCCAAGAGAGGAAGCAAAGACCTGCGGGCACGGGCAGACGCCCACAACACCAACGTGGGCATCAAG GCCGTGAAGAGTGGCCTCAGGACCACGTGTAAGTGCCACGGCGTGTCGGGCTCCTGCGCTGTGCGCACCTGCTGGAAGCAGCTCTCCCCATTCCGAGAGACGGGCCAGGTGCTGAAGCTGCGCTACGACTCGGCGGTCAAGGTGTCCAGTGCCACCAACGAGGCCTTGGGCCGCCTGGAGCTGTGGGCACCCGCCAGGCTGGGCAGTGCCACCAAGGGCCTGGCCCCCCGGCCTGGGGACCTGGTCTACATGGAGGACTCACCCAGCTTCTGCCGGCCCAGCAAGTACTCCCCTGGCACGGCAGGCCGAGTGTGCTCCCGGGAAGCCAGCTGCAGCAGCCTGTGCTGCGGGCGGGGCTATGACACCCAGAGCCGCCTGGTGGCCCTCTCCTGCCACTGCCAGGTGCAGTGGTGCTGCTACGTGGAGTGCCAGCAGTGCGTGCAGGAGGAGCTCGTGTACACCTGTAAGCACTAG